A segment of the Nilaparvata lugens isolate BPH chromosome X, ASM1435652v1, whole genome shotgun sequence genome:
ATATTGAACTGACCAACAAGAGCTATAAAGATTTATACAAAAGACCCACCTTTTGTTAAGGAATGAGCCTACACTTCTATGGATGAATACTTTgtataaaaatcaatcaatttatatgtTACTAATATTCTATAAGGAATAATTGTCATACTTGGAAGATGTTGGAGTACATTGCTCATTATAATGCAAATGTAGTAACAGTTTGTAGCACTCAACGTTTTAATGATTCCAGTAGGCCTTCATTATTGTACTTTCTTGTGTATGTCACtgcaataaactgaattgatTGATACACGAAATACttctaaaatcaatataacaataggcaGTGTTTGGTAAAGATGGTattgtgattaaaattcattcaaagaccTGGCATGTTCACAAaagtcttcattcagttttaacaATCAAAACCTTGATATTATTCCAGCAAACAGTTTGAATTCTACGGCTATTCCCCAATtttattcagatgttcatacctTAAGATTAGTGTGGTTGATTTCTGATGAGAAAGGtcgaatacattttttttaatttccaacaATTGATAGATACCCAAAAGTCAAATTCTTTTAATAACCgctcattttttatattctcaaaAGAAGGGATGTGTCAAAACTTTATGGTCGCTCACACCATTAGCATCCACCGACCTTGCCACCCCCTGAAGCTTGCAGCTCCTGAACACGTGCCTTCCATCcccaaaaattccaaaaaaattgtAGTGTTTCTTGTCTGTCATCTTGAACTTAAAAAATTccatttcgtgaaaattgtacttgttctatagttgttattgtctctctaagggccgtttgcacagtgacagtttaaacaaaaattctatttcaaactggattaaatccgtagcaagtctcgtttgttataatgtgttacattttgagttgaagccaccagctgattaaattcagtttaagctttgactgtgcaaacgtcCCTTAATTCGGTAATTCCCTTTCAACTGATACAGCTAATTGGGGTTTTCAGGGTAATTTCCtagatttctacatttattgagCATGCTTGACTTACTATGCaacatcaaataaataaataaatcaactttattaatCAACTTTTAATGCATAAATaacggtgcttgtacaatttttttctttacatattctgacaacatgaaaatctcAGTTTATTGACAATGCTCTACAGACTACAAAATGTTTTGAGTtatgtgcactacaagttcacacaGAGCCAGTTGCTGGTTGATTCAAACAAATCTTGTATCATTATTACAAAGACAAAGTATGGCAACGTTTGATGGACCTTCATGAGGagtaaaatttatttactatatgAGAATTGGCAACACAGCTCAGCAGACCAAACATAGGAGCACATTTCACGcagcaattataatattgaaggacCTTCTTGAGGTGTGAAATTTGCATGCAACTCCAATGTTGGCACCAAATCACTCAAGACCCAACATAggagtaaattttatacagcaataatattatataagcaCTTTGGAGGTTAGAAAGGACCATCATGAGGTTAATAACTTGACAATGATCCAAattaattatggatgaatatcataaattgagtggaatataacCATTCGGCAAGTCAAATTCTTCAGGTAAAACATGAAAGTTTCATTTTGTGACtatctgatcaaatttaaaattggggGTCCCGGGGACCAACATGAGAGTTGAAATTTCACTGGACCACAGAATAAGCATAAACAGAATTATGACAGCTAGTTCTCAAGATTCTCGATAGAGCGCGCTTGTGTTCAGATTttgatcacataatattatgatacagGCACAGGCAGTTGACACACTCCCACCACCTTAGCACTAACACATACTCAGGCGCGTTAGTGGTCTTTCACGTACAATCATCACATGCTTGGATGCTTGCCAAGACGTGCACTGTTGCCAATCTGCCCTGTTGCCAAAAATATATACACAACTTTCCACTAGGCACAGCTGTTACCACTCTTCAAGCTGttacaatttacaaaatgtttcgATAATTAATCACCTCAATTTAAATTAAACCAAtatggctcaaataaattatgtggaactataataattataatataattatgaaagatataataattatatcaattattatatcgGTATCATCAATATTCAACAATGATTTTTCAAAGGAATTATAGTAAGGATATAGTGAAAATTGTGAAGAACTGAGGGAATGTTTTAGTTTGCAAATTTGACCATTTTCTCTCTtactcaaaatattttttatcgaatttattgataagaatCTTGCTAAAAAATGTTATCTACTATgtgataaaaaacaaataataagctTCATccaacaaaataatttcaatagatataacaacaaaatggtggtataatattcattcatacattcataTTAGGTTTTTTCTTCATGACAAAGAACTGTCTCTaggcgaataaaatatatttgagatggaattcattattactaataattaatctTGTAACAAATATACCGAAgcaacttgaatcacagctactCAAAGTACTATATAGAAGGAGGCAGTAAAGGAAAATTAGCAACCATGTGGTCATTTTTATCAACGATTATCAACGCTTTTTCAGATACAAACGTTCTTTattcttaaaataaattttttctatttttttaaggTCATAAAAGTAGATATAAAAGGGCGACTCTGGTGCACAAGTGCACCAGAGTCGCCctttacctcaaggtcatccaggtcaaccacccccaacctcaaggtcatccaggtcaacaacccccaacctcaaggtcatccaggtcaaccacacccacctcaaggtcatctaggtcaaccacacttacctcaaggtcatccaggtcaaccacacccacctcaaggtcatccaggtcaaccacacccacctcaaggtcatccaggtcaaccacacccacctcaaggtcatctaggtcaaccacacctacctcaaggtcatccaggtcaaccacacccacctcgaggtcatccaggtcaaccaccctaacctcaaggtcatccaggtcaaccaccctaacctcaaggtcacccaaaaaaaaaataaataaataaaaaaaaaattaaaaaaaaaaaattaaaaacacataaatcgaaaaaaaaaaaaaataaataaataaataaaaacacttaaaattgggaataaatgggaaaaagggaaaaaaatttccctactGATCTTGAACTGCCCGCCGGTCGCCCGGCCACCACCGGTCACCCCACcagtcgcccggccgccgccggtcggaagaagtatcatattctatataatttaagtctttaaacataaatcctctatggtgtagtggttagcaagtcagctttCTGAGTTGGAGGCTCTATGCTCGaatccaaggcggtaaaggtaagtattaaaggtcagtatcaacagaaccagaggatatattttttgtatgtagtgggtagactggcccaccactgccagtcatccCGCTGCCAGTCGTCCGGCCGCCACCGATCGCCCGGCCGCCGCCAGTCACCCGGCCGCCACCGATCACCCTGTTGGTCAccccaccatcgtcaccagtcgtcccactatcgccgccagtcgtcccactatcgccaccagtcgccccaccatcgtcaccagttgtcccactatcgccaccagtcgtcccactatcgccaccagtcgccccaccatcgtcaccagtcgccccactattgccaccagtcgccccactattgccaccagtcgccccactattgcCGCCAGTcatcccactatcgccaccagtcgtacCACTATTGTCACGTCATCCCACCATCGCCGCCAGTCACCCCACTAtcaccaccagtcgccccactatcgccaccagtcgcctggccgccgccagtcgccccaccaccggtcgcccggccgccgccggtcggccaccgccggtcgtccggccgccaccggtcgcccggccacCAGTCGCCCCGCCGGTCGCCTCACCGGTCGTCCGACCGCCACCAACAGTCGACCTGCTGCGGCTGGCAATTGTCCCGCCGGCTGAGCATGAGCATTCTGAGCGCAGTCAGTGGCACTCAGAATATACTTATAGCTAAACTATATCTAAGGAGATGGTAGGTAATAAGTAAacagtttggaatacaattagctatttattgatcaattcaacatctatttcattgaaaagtttactACAAGCAGGTATATCTCTGTTCCAAAATTCAAGTTGTTTATCATATTGAGTGTGCAGAAAAGTTATGTATCCATGATGTTTCTCCTTGGTCCATGACAAGCAGGTGATGTCCTAGGTAGTAGACTCCTTTTCCAGCACTAGTCCTTGGCAAGTCTTCTATGTTGTCTGATAGTCTTCGGATGATATTCAATGTTACCTCTAGAACACTGTTTCAGTTAGAGACAATACCCTGTCATTGATGTTGAATCACCTCACAACCTCTTTCCTTCAGGTAATTGATGCTCCTTCAAGTCAAAAGTATAGGTGTAGTAGTATTTCTCACCActacatcatcctcctcctcctcctcttcctcctcctcctcttccacctctaccTCATTGTCCTCCTCCATatcagtttcctcttcctcatcttctacatgatcctcaaccattttcaaatcaaatgggGAGATTGATGGTAAATTTGTCTCACCATAGTCGGCCCACTTTGAGAATAGGAGTACCATCTTCTCTATTGTTCTAGATACACAGTTGATCGACAAAATGTCTATTCTCCACAGATGATTCCAGCACAATGAATCTAATCTGCTATGTATCCAATATATATCCATATTTGTACagcattatgattttgattgtaCCTCAATATAATGTCTAAGGTGTTGCTGTTCTCTGctttctcaagtaaagacctttaCCAACCTTTGATCTCTgctgtctcaagtaaagacctgtaccaacctttggtttctgatgtctcaagtaaagacctcgacctcctttcattgattttttctttgatggttgaatcttttgtttcttccccttctcaacCACCCTGCTGACTTCCTTCAGTGATCTTTTCATACCTCCCCCAAATTTTGCCTTAGCCTTCATAATGTTGgtgactgctagtgctgcagctTTTTCCAACACCCCCGCATCATCAGATCTCACTCTGTCCCAGGCTCTCTCTGCCAAGATGCtgtctgctactgctctgcttgctGTATCACCACTCTTGGAATAGGCAATATCATGCTCCTTGCAAGCCTGATCAAGTTTGTTGATTCCTGGATCACCTTGTGCTAATCGCTTCTGAAGTTTTGTTCCTGGTCCACAGTATTGATAGCCAGGGATATGAAGTTCAACTGGTAGAATGTCGATTGCCTTATTAACTATTGTACCAGCAGCTCCCTTGATAGCTGACAGAACACCTCTTCCTCTATAGATCTTCTGACTTTTCTCCTTACTAAAATCACGCCTTGGGGCAATAGATCCTCTCCCAGTCACTTGTCTCCCAGAATGTCTTTGACCACCATCTCTGCTATCATCCAAAAGGCGTTTGATTGTATTCTTATACTTGGCTTTGTTGTAGTTAACAATCTCACCTCTTGGATCATTGTTCTGTCTGTGCACACTGGTCCAGTTCAATATTTCTCCATAAGCCTGTCTGTCAGCAGATTCAACTAATGCACGATTTGGATTCTTCTTGAAAATCAACTCACAAAGTCCCAATGTAGCTGTGAAGGTCTTTTCTTCCTGATCTACAGGGTCAGTCAGcacaatttcatcaccattctcTCCAAAAGTTAAATACTTATTGCCCAGGTAGTAAGCATTGTCTCTCACTCTTGGCCCAAAAGTGTCATCAAAATCGTCATTGTCCTTGCTCAATGATCCTCTAATGTAATCAGCTACCTGTTTTCCAGCTAGATCAGTTTGATCAAGGAT
Coding sequences within it:
- the LOC120354972 gene encoding uncharacterized protein LOC120354972, which encodes MAGTSRVGRQLWKAGKQAFEGDEGEEYNMSRGYDDSSDEELSGDGQDDDKNVEQLLNESHGTTVQNILDQTDLAGKQVADYIRGSLSKDNDDFDDTFGPRVRDNAYYLGNKYLTFGENGDEIVLTDPVDQEEKTFTATLGLCELIFKKNPNRALVESADRQAYGEILNWTSVHRQNNDPRGEIVNYNKAKYKNTIKRLLDDSRDGGQRHSGRQVTGRGSIAPRRDFSKEKSQKIYRGRGVLSAIKGAAGTIVNKAIDILPVELHIPGYQYCGPGTKLQKRLAQGDPGINKLDQACKEHDIAYSKSGDTASRAVADSILAERAWDRVRSDDAGVLEKAAALAVTNIMKAKAKFGGGMKRSLKEVSRVVEKGKKQKIQPSKKKSMKGGRGLYLRHQKPKVGTGLYLRQQRSKVGKGLYLRKQRTATP